One segment of Candidatus Bathyarchaeota archaeon DNA contains the following:
- a CDS encoding class I SAM-dependent methyltransferase, translating into MSSDSRRFISHLADRLRSAGRSYPFEWEVPASVAPYVPTPINIVKKMLEVGGAGPDDIVYDLGCGDGRILFTAIEEFNVKKAVGYELNASMCEAVMRKVKNKSLEDRIEVINGNFFLADLSSATLITLYLTTSGNTKLKPKFEKELRDGTRIVSHDFPINGWMSMRIDEAIHNDIGSHRIYLYRVPDSFKWEEQRGPGESDGGRWSRIRDAFRGAPRS; encoded by the coding sequence ATGTCCTCGGATTCGAGAAGGTTCATATCCCACCTCGCGGACCGCCTGAGATCGGCTGGAAGGAGCTATCCCTTTGAATGGGAGGTCCCCGCCAGTGTGGCCCCATATGTTCCAACACCCATCAACATCGTTAAGAAGATGCTTGAGGTGGGAGGGGCGGGGCCGGACGATATAGTCTATGACCTCGGGTGCGGCGATGGAAGGATCCTCTTCACAGCTATAGAGGAGTTCAACGTGAAGAAGGCGGTGGGCTATGAACTCAACGCCTCCATGTGCGAGGCCGTTATGAGGAAGGTGAAGAATAAGAGCCTAGAGGACAGGATCGAGGTGATAAATGGGAACTTCTTCCTAGCCGATCTCTCCTCAGCAACCCTCATCACCCTGTATCTAACCACATCCGGAAATACGAAGCTGAAACCAAAGTTTGAGAAGGAGCTCAGAGATGGAACTCGAATCGTGAGCCATGACTTCCCGATAAATGGATGGATGAGCATGAGAATAGATGAGGCCATCCACAACGATATAGGATCTCACAGGATATACCTCTACAGAGTCCCCGACTCCTTCAAATGGGAGGAACAGAGGGGGCCTGGTGAGTCAGATGGGGGCCGGTGGAGCAGGATAAGGGACGCCTTCCGGGGAGCTCCCAGGAGCTAG
- a CDS encoding adenosine-specific kinase, protein MGAELRFQIVEIRAPEGCNLILGQSHFIKTVEDIYEALMNSSPRIRFGLAFCESSGPCLVRHEGNDEELRRLAYEKAFELGAGHCFLLFIREAYPINVLNSIKQVPEVCGIYCATANPIQVILVETEQGRGIIGVVDGYRTKGVEAESDMEERKRFLRKIGYKL, encoded by the coding sequence ATGGGCGCCGAGTTGAGGTTCCAAATCGTTGAGATAAGGGCCCCGGAGGGCTGTAACCTGATCCTCGGCCAATCCCACTTCATAAAGACGGTGGAGGACATCTACGAGGCCTTGATGAACAGCAGCCCTAGGATCAGGTTTGGCCTAGCCTTCTGCGAGTCCTCAGGCCCCTGCCTCGTCAGGCATGAGGGGAACGATGAGGAGCTTAGGAGGTTAGCCTACGAGAAGGCCTTCGAGTTAGGGGCAGGCCACTGCTTCCTGCTCTTCATCAGGGAGGCCTACCCGATAAACGTTCTGAACTCGATAAAGCAAGTCCCAGAGGTCTGTGGGATCTACTGCGCAACAGCAAACCCCATCCAGGTTATATTGGTGGAGACGGAGCAGGGTAGAGGAATAATTGGGGTAGTGGATGGCTATAGAACCAAAGGGGTCGAGGCCGAGTCGGATATGGAGGAGAGGAAGAGGTTCCTGAGAAAAATTGGATACAAACTATAA